The following coding sequences lie in one Aricia agestis chromosome 10, ilAriAges1.1, whole genome shotgun sequence genomic window:
- the LOC121731036 gene encoding alaserpin-like isoform X4, with protein MLRLLLLCTVAVATMAEESELLTTATNQFTARMFSEIVKEKPDQSVVLSAFSVMPPLAQLALASVGESHDELLSNIGMPNDNVTKSTFSQLNSRLRSSKDIDLRMASKIYVAQNYELNSDFAVVSRDVFNSEVKNIDFVKNTESAAEINSWVEDQTNHRIKDLVDPSSLGGDTEAVLVNAIYFKGTWKYPFTKEATKEDDFHVSKDKTVKVQMMYNKEDYKYAESEELNAQVIEIPYNGDEASMLIVLPKEVDGIKQLEEKLKDPSILEAVTKKMHEREVELYLPKFKIETTTNLKEILSNMNIKKLFSGAARLDNLLKGKSGLYVSDAIQKAFIEVNEEGAEAAAANAFLITEMAYFPAVPTPVFKADRPFYFLIKNKSLTLFSGVKIQ; from the exons ATGCTAAGACTACTTCTTT TATGTACCGTGGCGGTAGCCACCATGGCGGAGGAGAGTGAGCTGCTGACGACAGCCACCAATCAGTTCACGGCTCGCATGTTCTCC GAAATCGTGAAAGAGAAGCCTGACCAGAGCGTTGTTCTGTCTGCGTTCTCCGTGATGCCCCCCCTGGCTCAGCTTGCTCTGGCTTCAGTTGGTGAATCGCACGACGAGCTTCTATCCAACATTGGCATGCCAAATGACAATGTG ACCAAATCCACGTTCTCCCAACTGAACAGCAGATTGAGGTCCTCAAAGGACATCGACCTGAGGATGGCCAGCAAGATCTACGTCGCCCAGAATTACGAGCTCAACAGCGACTTCGCCGTCGTCTCCAGAGACGTCTTCAACTCGGAAGTCAAGAACATTGACTTCGTGAAGAACACCGAGAGCGCTGCTGAAATCAACTCATGG GTTGAAGACCAGACAAACCACCGCATCAAGGACCTGGTTGACCCTAGTTCACTGGGAGGAGACACAGAGGCCGTTTTGGTGAACGCTATTTACTTCAAG GGAACCTGGAAGTATCCCTTCACAAAagaggccacaaaggaagacGATTTCCACGTCAGCAAGGACAAGACAGTCAAAGTACAGATGATGTACAACAAGGAGGACTACAAATACGCCGAAAGCGAGGAATTGAACGCTcag GTTATCGAAATCCCATACAACGGTGACGAGGCCTCAATGCTGATTGTGCTGCCCAAGGAAGTCGATGGCATCAAGCAGTTGGAGGAAAAACTCAAGGACCCATCTATCTTGGAGGCAGTCACCAAGAAGATGCACGAAAGGGAAGTGGAACTCTACCTGCCCAAGTTCAAGATTGAAACCACAACCAACCTGAAGGAAATTTTGTCAAAC atgAACATCAAAAAATTGTTCTCTGGCGCTGCCAGGTTAGATAACTTACTGAAAGGAAAGAGTGGACTATACGTCAGCGACGCCATCCAAAAGGCTTTTATTGAGGTCAATGAGGAAGGTGCTGAGGCTGCTGCTGCTAACG CTTTCTTGATAACTGAGATGGCATATTTCCCTGCTGTTCCAACACCTGTATTTAAAGCAGATAGGCCTTTCTACTTCCTTATAAAAAACAAGTCTTTGACTTTGTTCTCTGGCGTTAAAATCCAATAG